From the genome of Sphingobacterium kitahiroshimense, one region includes:
- a CDS encoding YggS family pyridoxal phosphate-dependent enzyme, whose protein sequence is MTNTILENLKVIEVKIKACCLLYNRDPKEVKLLLATKTVPANRIKTALLAGYTLIAENKVQELRDKYDDLKNIPHTNHFIGHLQTNKIKYILQHDVTCVQSIDRFDLAKKINQRLQLENRTIDILIQVNTSMEESKFGISPDKAIDLIRQIAILENVKIKGLMTIGLFSAEEDKIRACFRLLKNLQQDIIKAEIPGVEMTELSMGMSGDYEIAIAEGATIVRIGTAVFGKRIYPDSHYWNESKN, encoded by the coding sequence ATGACTAACACAATCTTAGAGAATCTGAAAGTAATTGAAGTTAAAATCAAAGCATGTTGCCTACTATACAATCGTGACCCCAAAGAAGTCAAACTATTGTTAGCGACTAAAACAGTTCCGGCAAATCGTATAAAAACGGCTTTACTCGCAGGATATACATTAATTGCAGAAAATAAAGTTCAAGAATTAAGGGACAAATATGACGATTTAAAAAATATCCCGCATACCAATCATTTTATAGGCCATTTACAAACCAATAAAATCAAATACATACTCCAGCATGATGTCACTTGTGTGCAATCTATAGACCGGTTTGATCTAGCCAAAAAAATAAATCAAAGATTACAACTTGAAAATCGAACGATAGACATTTTAATCCAGGTGAATACTTCCATGGAAGAAAGTAAATTTGGCATATCACCTGATAAAGCCATTGATCTGATACGACAGATAGCCATATTAGAAAATGTAAAAATTAAAGGGCTCATGACCATTGGTCTATTCAGCGCAGAAGAAGATAAAATTCGTGCCTGTTTCCGATTATTGAAAAACCTCCAGCAAGACATTATCAAAGCTGAAATCCCTGGCGTCGAAATGACAGAATTGTCCATGGGTATGAGTGGCGATTATGAAATTGCTATTGCCGAAGGAGCAACAATTGTACGCATAGGGACAGCAGTATTTGGAAAGCGGATATATCCAGACTCCCACTATTGGAACGAAAGTAAAAACTAA
- a CDS encoding SRPBCC family protein, giving the protein MNNFDWTSFTKRIAIKASLSEIYEAWSVAANLERWFLERVIFRDAAGNQLEQINPEESGMQYDWYWYLDPTPMHGEILKANGKDFLQFTFEGTSMVDVTLSTLHEYVIVELRHHHIPQDDHSKQYIRLGCSNGWAFYLHNLKSVYEGGLDLRNKDPRIGNMINN; this is encoded by the coding sequence ATGAATAATTTCGATTGGACATCATTTACAAAACGTATCGCGATTAAAGCCTCTCTTTCCGAGATTTATGAAGCTTGGTCTGTTGCGGCGAATTTAGAAAGATGGTTTTTGGAACGTGTCATTTTTCGTGATGCGGCAGGAAATCAGCTTGAACAGATCAACCCAGAAGAAAGCGGCATGCAGTACGATTGGTATTGGTACCTGGATCCGACGCCCATGCATGGAGAAATCCTTAAAGCAAATGGTAAAGATTTTCTCCAGTTTACATTTGAAGGTACCAGTATGGTTGATGTGACATTAAGTACACTTCATGAGTATGTTATCGTAGAATTACGGCATCACCATATTCCACAGGACGATCACTCAAAGCAATACATTCGTCTGGGATGCTCTAATGGTTGGGCATTCTATTTACATAATTTGAAATCAGTATACGAAGGAGGTCTCGACCTTCGTAATAAAGACCCTAGAATCGGTAATATGATCAATAACTAA
- a CDS encoding YdeI/OmpD-associated family protein, with translation MKIELNPGVDKYLIDGCMRCKYGGTPLCKVNNWREELEMLRQIVLEAGLKEEIKWGAPVYTSKGKNIVSVAALKQSANIGFFKGVLLSDDHKILTQQGNLQSDRIIKFTNIAEIKRLENTLKSYISEAIAIEESGQKVTFQKNPEPIPEELLQLFEQDSKLKTAFYALTPGRQRGYIIYFSQPKVAQTRIGRIEKYRQQIINGIGLNDKYSSK, from the coding sequence ATGAAAATAGAACTGAATCCAGGAGTTGACAAATATTTGATAGATGGCTGTATGCGTTGCAAATATGGCGGTACACCATTATGCAAAGTCAATAACTGGAGGGAAGAATTAGAAATGCTCCGCCAAATTGTACTGGAAGCGGGTTTAAAGGAAGAAATAAAATGGGGTGCACCCGTATATACCTCCAAAGGAAAAAATATAGTTTCCGTTGCTGCATTAAAACAATCCGCCAATATCGGTTTTTTTAAAGGTGTATTATTATCCGACGATCATAAAATCTTAACCCAACAAGGTAATTTACAATCGGACAGGATCATCAAATTTACTAATATAGCAGAAATCAAAAGATTAGAAAATACCTTAAAATCGTATATATCCGAGGCCATAGCGATAGAAGAAAGTGGTCAAAAGGTAACATTTCAAAAAAATCCAGAACCTATCCCCGAAGAACTCCTACAGCTATTCGAACAAGACTCTAAGTTAAAAACAGCATTTTACGCATTGACACCGGGGCGGCAAAGAGGATACATCATTTATTTTTCACAACCCAAAGTAGCACAGACAAGAATTGGAAGAATTGAAAAATACCGACAACAAATTATAAACGGTATAGGATTAAACGATAAATACAGTTCCAAATAG
- a CDS encoding acetyl-CoA carboxylase carboxyltransferase subunit alpha has protein sequence MKTTFEFEKPIADLQLQIEKVEQVAVKTKVDMSATVLELQEKLANAEKEIYGNLSGWENVQMSRHPERPQTLDYINMICDDFIELHGDRTVRDDKAIIGGFASIGGQSVMVIGHQKGKNTKERQYRNFGMANPEGYRKALRLMKMAEKFNKPVVTLIDTMGAYPGLEAEERGQGEAIARNLLEMSVLKVPIICVVIGEGASGGALGIGIGDRVYMLEHTWYSVISPESCSSILWRSWDHKEKAAEALKLTSKDMLGNGLIDGIIKEPLGGAHQNPELAAELLKAKLVEDLAILIAKDEDVLVDERIAKFSKMGVVVE, from the coding sequence ATGAAAACTACATTTGAATTTGAAAAGCCAATTGCAGATTTGCAATTGCAGATAGAAAAAGTGGAACAAGTTGCCGTAAAGACGAAAGTCGATATGAGTGCAACTGTGTTAGAGCTACAAGAAAAACTAGCGAACGCTGAAAAAGAGATATACGGTAATTTGTCTGGTTGGGAGAATGTGCAGATGTCGCGTCATCCGGAGAGACCCCAAACATTGGATTACATTAACATGATCTGTGATGATTTTATTGAATTACACGGAGATCGTACTGTAAGAGATGATAAAGCCATCATTGGTGGATTTGCATCGATCGGAGGTCAATCAGTTATGGTTATCGGGCATCAAAAAGGAAAAAACACCAAAGAGCGTCAATACCGCAACTTTGGTATGGCTAACCCTGAAGGATACCGTAAAGCTCTTCGCTTAATGAAAATGGCAGAAAAATTCAACAAACCTGTCGTTACATTGATCGATACAATGGGTGCATACCCAGGTTTGGAAGCTGAAGAAAGAGGTCAAGGAGAAGCCATTGCACGTAACTTACTGGAAATGTCGGTACTAAAGGTGCCTATTATCTGTGTAGTAATCGGTGAAGGTGCTTCTGGTGGTGCATTGGGTATCGGTATCGGCGATCGTGTATACATGCTAGAGCATACCTGGTATTCTGTCATCTCTCCTGAATCTTGTTCCTCTATCCTATGGAGAAGCTGGGACCACAAAGAAAAGGCGGCAGAGGCGCTAAAATTAACCTCTAAAGACATGTTAGGTAATGGTCTTATTGATGGTATCATTAAAGAACCATTAGGTGGAGCACATCAAAACCCTGAATTAGCGGCCGAGTTATTAAAAGCAAAATTGGTTGAAGATTTAGCGATTTTGATCGCCAAAGACGAAGATGTTTTGGTGGACGAACGTATAGCGAAATTTAGCAAAATGGGTGTAGTAGTTGAATAG
- a CDS encoding OmpA family protein, with amino-acid sequence MIKKINSIAVALLCSISLFSCKQQAVIVNPGAVVSIDGTDDGLKNVKRDFEDATRTDEGIKFTISSDLLFPTNSSYLTEKAKGELSKLATLLKENKSKIRVDGHTDATGTVEYNQWLAEKRANSVKKFLVDAGIAESRIAAKGIGQTKPVADNKTPEGRQKNRRVEVIILDAK; translated from the coding sequence ATGATTAAAAAAATAAATAGTATTGCTGTTGCTTTGCTTTGTTCAATTTCTTTGTTTTCATGTAAACAACAAGCTGTAATTGTTAATCCAGGTGCTGTTGTTAGTATTGATGGTACTGATGATGGATTGAAAAACGTTAAACGTGATTTTGAAGATGCTACTCGTACAGATGAAGGAATTAAATTTACGATTTCATCAGATTTGCTATTTCCGACAAACTCTTCTTATTTAACAGAAAAAGCTAAAGGGGAATTGAGTAAATTGGCAACACTTTTAAAAGAAAATAAAAGTAAGATCCGTGTTGATGGGCATACAGATGCGACAGGTACTGTGGAGTATAACCAATGGTTAGCTGAAAAGAGAGCTAACTCGGTTAAAAAGTTTTTGGTAGATGCTGGAATTGCAGAGTCTAGAATCGCGGCAAAGGGTATTGGTCAGACTAAACCTGTAGCAGATAATAAAACTCCAGAAGGTCGTCAAAAGAATAGACGAGTTGAGGTTATTATTTTGGACGCAAAATAA
- a CDS encoding DoxX family protein, whose product MKKRDKIIYWFSTIWLSLGMVSTGIVQIIHMDEEVNKMKDLGYPSYFLTIIGIWKLLGVIAILLPKLPVVKEWAYAGFFFLMSGAIFTHLAVADKAVTYFGPALLLLLTIISWYFRPVERKV is encoded by the coding sequence ATGAAAAAGAGAGATAAAATCATCTATTGGTTTTCTACCATTTGGCTAAGTTTAGGAATGGTGTCAACTGGAATTGTTCAGATCATCCACATGGATGAAGAAGTTAATAAAATGAAAGATCTAGGCTATCCCTCCTATTTTCTCACCATTATCGGTATTTGGAAGCTACTAGGAGTAATTGCCATTCTCCTTCCAAAACTCCCAGTAGTAAAAGAATGGGCATATGCAGGATTTTTCTTTCTAATGTCGGGCGCAATTTTCACCCACCTTGCAGTTGCTGATAAAGCAGTCACCTATTTTGGTCCTGCGCTGTTACTCCTGCTCACGATTATTTCGTGGTATTTCAGACCAGTTGAACGTAAAGTCTAG
- a CDS encoding AAA family ATPase: protein MNISDLIITKNEQTELANIFLNKENNASIQQLIKEYTYSEELLQYGLPVNNKILLHGSSGCGKTTTAKAIAQTLGKPILTLNLSTIVCSRIGETSQNIKQIFDKAAREKAVLFLDEFDQIAKARGNDDKDVGEMRRLVNTLIQLIDYLPQTVLLIAATNHVSIIDKALLRRFQLQISYDLPSQLELDKYYDTLIEKFPADIKLFQRKYEISYAEARDHAFTQVKASLIAKLEKQ, encoded by the coding sequence ATGAATATTTCCGATCTGATTATTACTAAGAACGAGCAGACTGAACTGGCTAATATTTTTCTTAATAAAGAGAACAATGCTTCCATACAGCAGTTAATAAAAGAATATACCTACAGCGAAGAGCTCCTTCAATACGGACTACCTGTAAACAATAAAATCCTCTTGCATGGAAGTTCCGGATGTGGTAAAACAACAACAGCCAAAGCAATCGCGCAAACACTGGGAAAACCTATTTTAACACTAAACCTCAGTACAATCGTCTGTTCCCGCATTGGCGAAACATCACAAAACATAAAGCAAATATTTGATAAAGCGGCCCGCGAAAAGGCTGTCCTATTCCTAGATGAGTTTGATCAAATTGCAAAAGCAAGAGGTAATGACGACAAAGATGTTGGGGAGATGAGACGTCTGGTAAATACACTGATTCAACTCATCGATTATTTACCACAGACCGTATTACTGATCGCTGCAACGAACCATGTATCTATTATAGACAAAGCATTGCTACGCCGATTTCAATTACAGATCAGCTATGATTTACCATCACAGTTAGAATTAGACAAGTATTATGATACGCTTATCGAAAAATTCCCTGCAGATATTAAACTGTTTCAAAGAAAATACGAGATATCCTACGCAGAAGCTCGCGATCATGCTTTCACACAAGTTAAAGCAAGTCTGATAGCAAAATTGGAAAAACAATAA
- a CDS encoding glucoamylase family protein, translating into MSKKLLFIIGLSISTATALSAQTYPEVVFENSLLSGNYAKSLVEYSGDSWVQNVKKNLPTTDSLFFTPGNSLSLRYLSSNAGNWKVALLNDRHKINYQVLASDVLTIKMYVQTPHTKEKTLPKIQLLQNGSETNILELSPFIDDFDHDTWLNIEIPLSKFGNLKAGEAVSEVVFHQNGTDEMTHQLFLDQLEFLPKNPSRVKLSSGAILSQVSSIDKQVELQWQLPLTPSIRYIKIYRSTDNVDFKPIAIRPVFMQKCYDLVEEYNKKYYYKIAWVDFDYLESPFSTVKEIQTKPASDIELSNLIKLTNVNYFIENYDINSGLFLPNKSNKKAIVSIEESGYAILSLLVGAENNVISRQALLLRLSRMIKFLNKAQHHEGVFTAFYDGREGVPFYTDGVQMYDVKATTKLMEGLLVAREYFSKDVADEHNFREDVTKLWKRVNWQKLTSKSNPDALMDRWSAVDSTYQSKVLNGLNDGLSAYLLAMSSPTYPLTEASYLNGYAKKLPLADSLLRLSPSTVDQGAASHMNGGLIIPQVQPATPVSFEDSLIFEKHMLYGKKIAIGDLNKSLIEFYKPFLTLDPSGKYDGYVDYGELASNYILAYKRRDNELNLGSSYTDIWGVQNPSDSVGHYLVNPAIAISAVAFEQEIGQKSLRKFYDQYAKVLFTQYGFRSWIDLKNNDVSDGFNAKNQASVAVLMENAKSGLIWKLYNQIPEINATIKKIYHKK; encoded by the coding sequence ATGTCAAAAAAATTACTATTCATAATCGGTTTATCTATTTCTACTGCAACAGCCTTGTCTGCACAAACTTATCCTGAAGTTGTGTTTGAGAACAGTCTCTTGTCAGGTAACTATGCCAAAAGCTTGGTGGAATATTCGGGAGACAGTTGGGTACAGAATGTAAAGAAAAATTTACCGACTACAGATTCTTTATTTTTTACTCCAGGAAATTCACTTTCACTCCGTTATTTGTCATCAAATGCTGGAAATTGGAAGGTTGCTTTACTAAATGATCGCCATAAGATCAATTATCAGGTCCTGGCCAGTGATGTGCTGACAATTAAAATGTATGTGCAAACACCGCATACGAAAGAAAAAACTCTTCCGAAAATTCAATTGCTTCAAAATGGTTCTGAAACTAATATTTTAGAACTTTCCCCATTTATAGATGACTTTGATCATGATACTTGGCTTAATATAGAGATACCCTTGTCAAAATTTGGAAATTTAAAAGCAGGGGAAGCAGTTTCTGAAGTGGTTTTTCATCAAAACGGAACTGATGAGATGACGCATCAGTTGTTTTTAGATCAATTGGAGTTTTTGCCTAAAAATCCTTCTCGTGTCAAATTGTCTTCAGGAGCTATTCTGTCACAGGTCTCCAGTATTGATAAGCAGGTGGAGCTTCAATGGCAACTGCCGTTAACACCAAGTATCCGGTATATAAAAATTTACAGATCAACGGATAACGTTGATTTTAAGCCGATTGCCATACGACCGGTATTTATGCAAAAATGTTATGATCTTGTAGAAGAATATAATAAGAAATACTATTATAAGATCGCATGGGTAGATTTTGATTATCTGGAATCTCCATTCTCTACTGTAAAAGAAATTCAAACCAAACCTGCTAGTGATATAGAGCTTTCGAACTTAATCAAATTGACAAATGTCAATTATTTTATTGAGAACTATGATATCAACAGTGGTCTTTTTCTACCAAATAAATCAAATAAGAAGGCTATAGTTTCTATAGAAGAATCGGGTTATGCAATTCTTTCGTTATTGGTTGGTGCTGAAAACAATGTTATTTCGCGTCAAGCTTTATTGTTGCGTTTGAGTAGGATGATCAAGTTTTTAAACAAGGCTCAGCATCATGAGGGTGTATTTACGGCATTTTATGATGGAAGGGAAGGCGTGCCATTTTATACTGATGGCGTACAGATGTATGATGTTAAAGCGACGACGAAACTTATGGAAGGATTGCTTGTTGCTCGGGAATATTTTTCAAAGGATGTTGCTGATGAACACAATTTTAGAGAGGATGTAACGAAATTATGGAAGCGGGTGAATTGGCAAAAGCTAACATCAAAGTCAAATCCTGATGCACTGATGGATCGGTGGTCAGCTGTAGATAGCACCTATCAGTCTAAAGTTTTAAACGGCCTGAATGATGGTTTAAGTGCTTATTTATTAGCGATGTCTTCTCCGACTTATCCATTGACGGAAGCGAGTTACCTGAATGGATATGCTAAAAAATTACCTCTAGCGGATAGTTTACTTCGTTTATCTCCATCGACAGTTGATCAAGGAGCTGCTTCACATATGAATGGTGGGCTTATCATACCGCAGGTACAACCAGCTACCCCCGTATCCTTTGAAGATAGTTTGATCTTTGAAAAACATATGCTGTATGGTAAAAAAATTGCAATTGGCGATTTAAATAAAAGTTTGATTGAGTTTTATAAACCATTTTTAACCTTAGATCCGAGCGGAAAATACGATGGTTATGTCGATTATGGTGAGCTAGCAAGTAATTATATTTTAGCTTATAAAAGAAGGGATAATGAATTAAACTTGGGATCTAGTTATACAGATATTTGGGGAGTACAGAATCCGAGCGATAGCGTGGGGCATTATTTAGTGAATCCAGCAATCGCAATTTCGGCTGTTGCTTTCGAACAGGAGATCGGTCAAAAATCTTTGCGCAAATTTTATGATCAATATGCTAAGGTGCTGTTTACCCAATATGGTTTTAGATCTTGGATTGATTTGAAAAATAATGATGTTTCCGATGGTTTTAATGCGAAAAATCAGGCGAGTGTTGCTGTTTTAATGGAGAATGCAAAATCTGGATTGATCTGGAAATTGTATAACCAGATACCGGAGATTAATGCAACTATTAAAAAGATCTATCATAAGAAATAA
- a CDS encoding GNAT family N-acetyltransferase produces the protein MKSEIRQATLANLDETAVLFDLYRVFYRQQPDLEKGKAFLKERFVNSESTIFLIYVDNQAVGFVQLYKLFHYTKLAKQWLLSDLYVHPDYRGQGLSIALIDRSKLWCEETNACGLMLETEKTNVVGNKLYPKCGFEYDGLHNYYHWWK, from the coding sequence ATGAAATCAGAAATTAGACAAGCAACATTAGCAAACCTTGACGAAACAGCAGTATTATTTGATTTATACCGTGTTTTTTATCGTCAGCAACCAGATCTTGAAAAAGGAAAAGCTTTTCTTAAAGAAAGATTTGTAAATAGCGAATCGACGATCTTCTTAATCTATGTGGATAATCAAGCAGTAGGATTTGTACAGCTTTATAAACTTTTCCATTATACCAAACTAGCTAAACAATGGTTATTAAGTGACTTGTATGTACACCCGGACTATCGCGGCCAAGGTCTGTCGATCGCGCTTATTGATCGCAGTAAATTATGGTGCGAAGAAACAAATGCTTGTGGACTAATGCTGGAAACAGAAAAAACAAACGTAGTCGGCAATAAGTTATATCCGAAATGCGGATTTGAATATGATGGATTACACAATTATTATCATTGGTGGAAATAA
- a CDS encoding PLP-dependent aminotransferase family protein, translating into MLPFEHIITIDKSSNIALYRQISISIINAISDGVLKPGAHLPSSRELAKNLAVHRKTVIAAYEELQSQDWIIVEPRKYVAVSNFIPILKAQKWNRPFVRTGYGKDLPISYKKSQPEVSVEIAERFDKVLIDDGYPDIRLSPIDDLLKTYRTFTNRKTISKIANIGTGQGVRKLREQLANHLIESRGLTMGVEHVLITHGAQMSIYLAAQLLLDNSSHVLVGEPNYPLANQVFKDTGASVISVSVDEDGIDTDAVEAWCKLKKISLIYVIPHHHYPTTVTLSVERRMKLLALAEQYGFVIIEDDYDYDYHYTSSPYLPLASSNHQGHVIYIGSFSKILDPSIRIGFMVAPEKFIAQCTAYRKIIDVGGDGYMQHALAELIKEGELNRYLKKARRCYKIRRDYLDQLLRDRLGNYIYFSLPAGGMAIWVRLKPPFLVNDLLLNCSLEIVRIDETQNAFRFGFASLSENELDQAVSELVKAFKKMA; encoded by the coding sequence ATGCTTCCTTTTGAACATATTATAACCATTGATAAATCGAGTAATATTGCCCTATACAGGCAGATTTCGATTTCAATCATTAATGCGATCAGCGATGGGGTTTTAAAACCTGGGGCACATCTACCCAGCAGTCGTGAATTGGCAAAAAATCTTGCTGTTCACCGTAAAACAGTGATCGCTGCTTACGAAGAGCTCCAGTCCCAGGACTGGATTATTGTGGAACCGCGTAAATATGTTGCTGTTTCAAACTTTATCCCAATTTTGAAGGCCCAAAAATGGAATAGGCCATTCGTGCGTACGGGGTACGGAAAAGATCTTCCCATTTCGTATAAAAAATCTCAGCCAGAAGTGTCGGTTGAAATCGCGGAAAGATTTGATAAGGTGCTTATTGATGACGGATATCCTGATATACGATTGTCACCAATTGATGATTTATTGAAGACTTATCGGACTTTTACAAACCGAAAAACAATTTCGAAGATTGCAAATATTGGTACGGGGCAAGGTGTGCGCAAGCTTCGCGAGCAATTGGCGAATCATCTGATCGAATCTAGAGGTCTCACTATGGGGGTGGAACATGTGCTGATTACTCATGGAGCGCAAATGAGTATATATTTGGCGGCACAACTTTTACTGGATAATAGTTCGCATGTGCTTGTTGGTGAACCCAACTATCCATTGGCAAATCAGGTTTTTAAAGATACCGGTGCATCAGTTATTTCTGTATCGGTTGATGAGGATGGTATTGATACGGATGCCGTGGAAGCTTGGTGTAAGTTGAAAAAAATCAGCTTGATATATGTTATACCACATCATCATTATCCCACCACAGTTACGCTTTCGGTAGAGCGTAGAATGAAATTATTAGCATTAGCTGAACAGTATGGATTTGTGATTATTGAAGATGATTATGACTATGATTATCATTATACCTCATCTCCTTATTTACCATTGGCTAGTAGTAATCATCAGGGGCATGTTATCTATATCGGTTCTTTTTCCAAAATCTTAGATCCTTCGATCCGTATTGGTTTTATGGTTGCTCCAGAAAAATTCATTGCGCAGTGTACTGCCTATAGAAAGATCATTGATGTGGGAGGAGATGGTTATATGCAACATGCTTTAGCCGAGTTGATTAAAGAGGGGGAGTTGAACAGATACTTAAAAAAAGCACGACGTTGCTATAAAATACGAAGGGATTATTTGGATCAGCTTTTACGGGATCGATTAGGTAATTATATTTATTTCTCCTTGCCTGCTGGTGGAATGGCCATTTGGGTTCGGTTAAAGCCTCCTTTTTTGGTGAATGATTTACTTTTGAACTGTTCGCTTGAAATTGTTCGTATCGATGAAACTCAAAATGCATTTCGATTTGGCTTTGCATCCTTGTCTGAAAATGAATTAGATCAGGCTGTTAGTGAATTAGTAAAAGCTTTTAAAAAGATGGCTTAA
- a CDS encoding 2,3-butanediol dehydrogenase, producing the protein MDNTMKAARWYAAKDIRVESTEIPAPKAKQVKISVQFAGICGSDLHEYVHGPQLIPVAAPYPLNGHQGTTTLGHEFSGIIDTVGEGVHHLKVGDRVVVEPIFKKFDSPFIANGEYNLSEPLGFVGLSSNGGFASYVVVEDYMVHKIPDTMSFEKGALVEPAAVAVYAVMQSNLKIGGTVLVSGAGPIGLLCVQAALAAGASTVIVTDIADKRLEKAKSIGATHIINAKDEGIPEKIKTITGLGVDVFLDCAGVQASYTTGITSLKNGGTAVLVALFGKPVTTDALDQVLREITIKGIIAYRNIFPQVIALIDSGRMPVEKLVTRKIVLDEIVTNGFEALVNDPTEVKILIDIQAS; encoded by the coding sequence ATGGATAATACAATGAAAGCAGCACGATGGTATGCCGCAAAAGATATCAGGGTAGAATCAACGGAGATCCCAGCTCCAAAAGCGAAACAAGTTAAAATTTCAGTTCAGTTTGCAGGAATCTGCGGCTCCGACTTACATGAATACGTCCATGGTCCACAGCTCATCCCGGTGGCCGCACCCTATCCGCTCAATGGACACCAGGGTACAACCACATTAGGACATGAATTCTCCGGAATTATTGATACCGTGGGCGAAGGTGTACATCATTTAAAAGTTGGCGACCGGGTAGTCGTAGAACCAATCTTTAAAAAATTTGATAGCCCCTTTATTGCAAACGGAGAATACAACCTGTCAGAACCATTAGGCTTTGTTGGCCTATCTAGCAATGGCGGATTTGCTTCTTACGTTGTAGTAGAGGATTATATGGTGCACAAAATACCAGACACTATGTCCTTCGAGAAAGGTGCATTGGTAGAACCCGCAGCAGTAGCAGTTTATGCGGTCATGCAAAGTAATCTAAAAATCGGCGGGACTGTTCTAGTTTCCGGAGCCGGTCCAATTGGTTTATTATGTGTTCAGGCGGCCCTGGCAGCCGGAGCTAGTACAGTTATCGTAACCGATATCGCTGACAAACGTCTTGAAAAAGCAAAATCTATAGGTGCTACCCATATTATCAATGCGAAAGATGAAGGTATACCCGAAAAAATTAAGACCATAACAGGTCTCGGAGTAGATGTTTTCCTTGATTGCGCAGGTGTACAAGCCTCCTATACAACGGGTATCACGAGTTTAAAAAATGGAGGAACCGCTGTATTAGTAGCACTATTTGGAAAACCTGTTACAACTGATGCGCTCGATCAAGTACTTCGTGAAATCACCATTAAAGGAATTATTGCCTATCGCAATATTTTCCCGCAAGTCATTGCACTGATCGATAGCGGTAGGATGCCGGTAGAGAAATTGGTTACACGCAAGATTGTTTTAGATGAAATCGTCACGAACGGATTTGAAGCCTTAGTTAACGATCCTACTGAAGTTAAGATATTGATTGATATACAAGCAAGCTAA
- a CDS encoding EamA family transporter — protein sequence MKKSNKAISAALLSMVSVQGGASIAKQLFPAIGATGTSMLRIGLSTVLLNIINRPKFFQFTKQQWLYCAIYGIGIAAMNLIFYLAIQRIPLGLAVTVEFIGPLFLALSLSRKWLDVLWGLIACAGILFIVPWQSNNIDLIGLLLAFLAGIFWAVYIVMGSKVTGIMPGKDAVSTGMLFATLIIIPFALWDGGIFSLTPMLFLKGLGVAVLSSAVPFSLDLVALKRLPAKTFSILTSLQPAFAALSGMIFLSERLTPLQWISVACVISASMGATIFSKTKQQIEE from the coding sequence ATGAAAAAATCAAATAAGGCCATATCAGCGGCATTACTATCTATGGTCAGTGTCCAAGGTGGTGCCTCTATCGCTAAACAGCTTTTTCCTGCCATAGGAGCAACAGGAACAAGTATGTTGAGAATTGGCCTGTCTACCGTATTGCTAAATATTATAAATCGTCCTAAATTCTTTCAATTCACGAAACAACAATGGTTATATTGCGCTATTTATGGAATAGGAATTGCCGCAATGAATCTTATTTTTTATTTAGCCATCCAACGCATCCCCTTAGGGCTGGCTGTAACGGTAGAATTTATAGGTCCACTTTTTCTAGCCTTATCTTTATCCCGAAAATGGCTAGACGTCCTTTGGGGATTAATCGCTTGTGCTGGTATTCTATTTATCGTTCCATGGCAAAGTAACAACATTGACTTAATCGGACTTCTTCTCGCATTTCTAGCGGGTATATTTTGGGCAGTTTACATTGTTATGGGAAGCAAAGTGACCGGCATTATGCCAGGAAAAGACGCTGTAAGCACGGGAATGCTATTTGCAACCCTAATTATTATCCCCTTTGCCCTATGGGATGGTGGTATTTTTAGTCTTACCCCAATGCTGTTTTTAAAAGGACTGGGCGTCGCTGTACTTTCTAGCGCAGTACCATTTTCACTAGATTTAGTGGCTTTAAAAAGACTTCCAGCAAAAACATTTAGTATTTTAACAAGTTTGCAACCGGCATTTGCCGCCCTATCAGGTATGATATTCTTATCAGAACGTCTTACACCATTACAATGGATTTCCGTTGCTTGCGTTATAAGTGCAAGTATGGGCGCTACTATTTTCAGTAAAACGAAACAACAGATCGAAGAATAA